One Longimicrobium sp. genomic window, TGACCGCTGCCGCGCCCAAGTTCCAAGGCGTCCGCGGCTAGATCCTTCGCCCCGCGCGGCAGGGTGTGTAGGCTGGTACGGTGCGCTTGGGGCTCAGGATGACAGGCCCTGGTGCGCGGCCGAGGGTTGGGGAGCGCACCACACTGGCTCCCTTCCCCCGCGCAGTTTGCGGGGGAAGGGTTGGGGATGGGGGGCGCCCGCCGACCGCACCGAATCCTGCCGCCAGCGGATCGATTTGTCTCCTCTCTCCACAGCAGTACCGTGCCGGCCCTCTGGTTCGTGCGCGGCCGGCTCAGGTGCTCGCGGCGAGGCCGGTTAGTTCCGCGCTGAGTTGCCAGAGGCGGCGGGCGGATTCGTTGTCCTGGGCGGCGCGGGACGGGTGCTTGGGCTTCTCGTCCTTGAAGTACTCGCCCGTGATGCCCGCCACGTCGGGGGACGAGGCGAGGTAGATGGCCGTGCGCGCGCCCTCTTCGGCGGTGCGGATGAAAGGCTTCAGCAGGCGCAGCGGGGCCCATCCGCCGAACAGGAGCGCCGTGCCCACGACGCCCGGGTGCAGGGCGTTCGCCGTCACCTCCGCGGCGGGGACGCGGCGGGCCAGCTCGCGCGTGAAAAGGATATTGAAGAGCTTGGCATTCGAATACGCGCGCAGGGCACCGTACTTTCGGCGCATCTGGATGTCGTTCCACGAGAACGAGGCGTGGTGGTGCGCCTCCGAGCTCACCGTCACTACGCGGGCCGGGGCGCCGGCGCGGAGCGCATCCAGCAGCAGGTGGGTCAGCAGGAACGGGGCGAGATGGTTGACGGCCAGCTGCATCTCCATCCCGTCCGCCGTCACCTGGCGCTTCTTGGTGTAGATGGCGGCGTTGTTCACGAGCACGTGGATCGCCGGATGGCGGCTGCGGATCTCCGCCGCGGCGGCGCGCACCTGGGCCTGGACGCCCAAGTCCGCGATCACCGTTTCCACCCGCGAGTGGCCCGCGGCGCGGGCGATTGCCTCGCGCGTAGCCCGGGCCTTGTCCGCGTTGCGCGCGACGAGGACGACGGTGGCGCCCATCCCCGCCAGCGCCGCCGCCGTCGCCTGGCCGATCCCCGCCGTGGCGCCGGTAACCACGCACACCCGCCCCTCCATCTCCCCCGCCATTCGTTCTCCGTCCGTTACAGGATTCGGCCACGCCGAGGTTGCCGGATGCACTCACCGCCGCGAGTTTCCAGAGAGCATCCAGCAGACCCAAAGTGAAGCAGCGAATGACGCAGAAACTCGACCGCCGCGAATTCTTCCGCCGCGCCGCCGTGCTGGGCGGCGGCGCCCTCATGGCCCCCGGCCTGGTGGGCCTTTCCGCCTGTTCACACGCCACCAACGGCCTTCCGCGCACCCCAGGCTACGGGCCGCTGGTGCGCAGCGCGGACGTCCCGGAGCTGTGGATTCCCCAAGGGTTCCGGGCCCGAAAGCTCAGCACGACCAAGGCGCCGTCGCTCGTAAACCCGAACCTGACGGTCAAGTACGGCGTGGACGGGATGGCCGCCTTCCCCGGGCCAAACGGCAGCGTGCGGCTTGTGCGCAACCACGAGGTGTCGGACAATGGGACGGTGGCCAGGCTGCTGGGCCCGGGCGAGCGCGCCTACGACCGCAAGGCGGGCGGCGGCACCAGCACCCTGCAGCTTCGGCAGGCGCCGGACGGCGAGGTGGCGCTGGAGCAGGAGTTCATCAGCCTCAGCGGAACGCACACCAACTGCGCCGGCGGCCGCACGCCCTGGGGCACGTGGATCTCCTGCGAGGAGACGACCGTGGGCCTGGCGCGCGGGTACGAGCAGCCGCACGGCTACTGCTTCGAGGTGGCGGCCAGCGCGAACGCGGAGGTGCAGCCGGTGCCGCTGAAGGCCATGGGCCGCTTCGTTCACGAGGCGGTGGCGGTGGATCCCGCAACCTCCATCGTCTACCTGACGGAAGACATCACCTACGACCCCGCCGTGCCTGCGGGGCGCGCGGCGGGCTTCTACCGCTTCGTTCCGGCGACGCCGGGCGACCTGCGGACGGGGCGCCTGCAGATGCTCTCCATCGTCGACCGCCCGAACTACCTTACGTTCCGCGGCCAGCAGGCGGGCGTGGCGTAC contains:
- a CDS encoding PhoX family protein; translated protein: MTQKLDRREFFRRAAVLGGGALMAPGLVGLSACSHATNGLPRTPGYGPLVRSADVPELWIPQGFRARKLSTTKAPSLVNPNLTVKYGVDGMAAFPGPNGSVRLVRNHEVSDNGTVARLLGPGERAYDRKAGGGTSTLQLRQAPDGEVALEQEFISLSGTHTNCAGGRTPWGTWISCEETTVGLARGYEQPHGYCFEVAASANAEVQPVPLKAMGRFVHEAVAVDPATSIVYLTEDITYDPAVPAGRAAGFYRFVPATPGDLRTGRLQMLSIVDRPNYLTFRGQQAGVAYRTGWVDIPDPDPAAAEENSSAVFQQGWARGGAAFQRLEGCFAADGSIYFNSTTGGDVGAGQVWRYRPGRAGAGELALVFESPSRDVLDSPDNLCVSPRGGLVICEDGLGVQFLRGLTPDGEIFDVVHTDGPSAETAGACFSPNGRTLFFNIQGGTNATTSANMQGGTYAIWGPWENGAL
- a CDS encoding SDR family oxidoreductase, whose translation is MAGEMEGRVCVVTGATAGIGQATAAALAGMGATVVLVARNADKARATREAIARAAGHSRVETVIADLGVQAQVRAAAAEIRSRHPAIHVLVNNAAIYTKKRQVTADGMEMQLAVNHLAPFLLTHLLLDALRAGAPARVVTVSSEAHHHASFSWNDIQMRRKYGALRAYSNAKLFNILFTRELARRVPAAEVTANALHPGVVGTALLFGGWAPLRLLKPFIRTAEEGARTAIYLASSPDVAGITGEYFKDEKPKHPSRAAQDNESARRLWQLSAELTGLAAST